Proteins from one Staphylococcus sp. IVB6214 genomic window:
- the recJ gene encoding single-stranded-DNA-specific exonuclease RecJ: MIKSKFQWCHNEKKQEIDASLIQKFNITPIMQRILEGKGIVSESELSALLNDETNIHDPKMLSDIDRAIARIRQAVANNEAILVYGDYDADGVTSTTIMVDALRKIGATVGWYIPNRFTEGYGPSEAAFQNAVDEGVSLIITVDNGIQGHHEIELVQQQGVDVIVTDHHEVGPTLPNAYAIVHPMHDDYAYPCPYLCGAGVALKVASVLLGSEMPDAYWGLAAIGTVADLVPLNDENRTIVKKGLKVLNETMPPSISALLEQAKYSDQVTEETIGFLIGPRLNAVGRLDDAGLAAELLMADEYEDALFLAEQVEHFNVERKEIVQTIAEEALQMAASYVERGDQFLVLAQEGWHEGVLGIVASRIVEMYHLPTMVLNIDDEKGHAKGSARSIEQVSMFEALSIQKDYIEKFGGHHMAAGLTMSIEHVDRLRESLNIWMKKMFEGVSLQPTKNIDARLDLEDVTVDNIQAIQRLRPFGMGFNKPIFQLSGLQVQQTKAIGQQQNHLKLTFDGTLLQALYWNQGQLASELMAGQSIDVLGELQINEWNGNRSTQVILSDLASNERQILDYRSKNKKLPSFEHQKNVCHFIHPSRDKENDHQFYYGETIPDNYEKCVFKDLPLTMEYIETSLQQLNASQIYLVFDHTQSIYFDGMPQMATFKQCYKAILQKGNINLAQDGLSLCQFLNIKPNILKFILKVFLDLGLITQKDGIIEPVQQSDKRPIETSRIYQARIQRLEVEKHLLYDEFSAIKTWIEVTMTRTN, translated from the coding sequence ATGATAAAATCCAAATTCCAATGGTGTCATAATGAAAAAAAGCAAGAAATAGATGCGTCATTAATACAAAAATTTAATATTACACCGATTATGCAAAGAATCTTGGAAGGTAAAGGAATTGTTTCAGAATCTGAGTTGTCTGCATTGTTAAATGATGAAACAAATATTCACGATCCAAAAATGTTGAGTGACATCGACCGTGCAATTGCACGAATTCGACAAGCCGTCGCTAATAATGAAGCCATTCTCGTATATGGTGATTATGATGCGGATGGTGTCACTTCTACAACAATCATGGTTGATGCATTACGTAAAATAGGTGCGACCGTCGGCTGGTATATTCCGAATCGCTTTACAGAAGGGTATGGGCCAAGTGAAGCAGCATTTCAAAATGCAGTGGATGAAGGGGTTTCTCTCATTATTACCGTTGATAACGGGATTCAAGGTCACCATGAAATTGAGCTTGTACAACAGCAAGGTGTGGATGTGATTGTAACAGATCACCATGAGGTGGGACCTACATTGCCGAATGCTTATGCAATTGTACACCCAATGCATGATGACTATGCCTATCCATGTCCCTATTTATGTGGTGCTGGCGTTGCGTTAAAAGTGGCGAGCGTCTTACTTGGAAGTGAAATGCCCGATGCTTATTGGGGCTTGGCAGCGATTGGAACAGTGGCAGACCTTGTGCCATTAAACGATGAGAATAGAACAATTGTGAAAAAAGGTTTGAAGGTATTAAATGAAACAATGCCACCTTCAATCTCAGCATTGTTAGAACAAGCCAAGTATAGCGACCAAGTGACTGAAGAAACGATTGGCTTCTTAATTGGGCCTCGTTTGAATGCGGTAGGTCGATTAGATGATGCGGGGTTAGCAGCTGAACTTTTAATGGCTGACGAGTATGAGGATGCGTTATTTCTCGCAGAACAAGTTGAACATTTTAACGTAGAACGTAAAGAAATTGTGCAGACGATTGCAGAGGAAGCATTACAAATGGCAGCAAGTTATGTTGAACGTGGGGATCAGTTTCTAGTGCTTGCACAAGAAGGATGGCATGAAGGTGTACTCGGTATCGTTGCATCACGTATTGTTGAAATGTACCATTTACCAACGATGGTGCTGAATATCGATGATGAAAAAGGACATGCAAAAGGCTCTGCACGTAGTATTGAACAAGTATCGATGTTCGAGGCTTTAAGTATACAAAAGGATTACATTGAAAAGTTTGGCGGTCATCACATGGCGGCTGGATTGACGATGTCGATTGAGCATGTGGATAGATTGCGTGAAAGTTTGAACATTTGGATGAAGAAAATGTTTGAAGGCGTGTCATTACAGCCGACTAAGAATATTGATGCACGATTGGACTTAGAAGATGTCACAGTGGATAACATTCAAGCAATTCAACGTTTAAGACCATTTGGTATGGGATTTAATAAACCAATATTCCAATTATCAGGACTTCAAGTGCAACAAACGAAGGCGATTGGTCAGCAACAAAATCATCTAAAACTGACGTTTGATGGCACACTTTTACAAGCACTTTATTGGAATCAAGGGCAACTCGCATCAGAATTAATGGCAGGACAATCTATTGATGTTCTTGGTGAACTTCAGATAAATGAATGGAATGGTAACCGTTCAACTCAAGTCATATTGTCTGATCTAGCAAGCAATGAACGCCAAATATTAGATTATCGAAGTAAAAATAAAAAACTACCATCTTTTGAACATCAGAAGAATGTGTGTCATTTTATACACCCAAGTCGAGATAAAGAAAATGACCATCAATTTTATTATGGGGAAACGATTCCGGATAACTATGAAAAGTGTGTATTTAAAGACCTTCCTTTAACGATGGAATATATTGAAACGTCATTGCAACAACTTAATGCGTCTCAAATATATCTCGTGTTTGACCACACGCAATCTATTTATTTTGATGGGATGCCACAAATGGCAACTTTTAAACAATGTTATAAAGCAATCTTACAAAAAGGCAATATCAACCTTGCACAAGATGGACTGTCTTTATGTCAATTTTTAAATATTAAGCCAAATATCTTAAAATTTATCTTGAAAGTTTTCCTAGACTTAGGTCTCATCACTCAAAAAGATGGTATAATTGAACCTGTACAGCAATCTGATAAACGACCGATTGAAACAAGTCGTATCTATCAAGCGCGTATACAACGATTAGAAGTTGAAAAACATCTATTATATGATGAATTTAGTGCGATTAAAACATGGATTGAAGTAACGATGACCCGCACGAATTAG
- the secDF gene encoding protein translocase subunit SecDF, producing MKKASRLVAFFVLVALLFGMMATTYKSVIKDVSLGLDLQGGFEVLYQVNPLEKGDKIDSTAVESTAKTLERRVNVLGVSEPKIQVEDKNRIRVQLAGVKDQSQARKILSSQANLTIRDSDDKVLLTGKDLVQGSAKQEFKQNTNAPAVTFKLKDSKKFARVTQEISEKDENVMVVWLDFQKGDSYQDEKTKEDPKYISAASVEQAIDSESVEISGGFQGEDGIAEAKQIADLLNSGSLPVDLKEIYSTSVGAQFGQDALDKTIFASVLGIGIIFAFMLLFYHIPGAIAVITLTTYIYLTMVAFNFIGGVLTLPGLAALVLGVGMAVDANIIMYERIKDEIRIGRTLKQAYKRANKSSFITILDANLTTVLAATVLFFFGESSVKGFATMLLLAILMSFVTAVFLTRILLSLLVHSNFFKKKMWLFGVKKKDIHDINEGYDVPDLHTPYDKIDFMKVAKPLFALSGMIIVAGIVIISIFKLNLGIDFTSGTRVDFQSDQPLKQAQVEKKMEDIDLKPNQMSIGGDKDQNASMQYKHDLTKEEISTLKDTLNKAYKADPSVNTVSPTIGQELAKNAMLAVILASIGMIIYITLRFEWRMGISSIISLLHDAFMIIAVFSLLRLEVDITFIAAVLTIIGYSINDTIVTFDRVREMLANVKVITKEEQIDYIVNSSIRQTLTRSINTVLTVVVVVVALLIFGASSIFNFSLALLIGLVSGVYSSIFTAVPLWGILKKRELRKSDNHKLVVYKRKRTNEEKVLV from the coding sequence GTGAAAAAAGCAAGTAGGTTGGTTGCCTTTTTCGTATTAGTTGCATTGCTATTCGGCATGATGGCAACAACATACAAAAGTGTAATCAAAGATGTTAGCCTAGGACTTGACTTACAGGGTGGTTTCGAAGTGCTCTATCAAGTTAATCCTTTGGAAAAAGGGGATAAAATTGATAGTACAGCAGTGGAATCAACTGCCAAAACATTAGAAAGACGTGTCAACGTACTCGGTGTCTCAGAACCAAAAATTCAAGTGGAAGATAAAAACCGTATACGTGTTCAATTGGCGGGAGTCAAAGACCAATCGCAAGCACGTAAAATTTTATCTTCACAAGCCAATTTAACAATTCGTGATTCAGATGACAAAGTGTTATTAACGGGTAAAGATTTAGTGCAAGGTTCTGCAAAACAAGAATTCAAACAGAATACAAATGCACCTGCTGTGACGTTTAAGTTAAAAGACAGCAAAAAATTTGCACGTGTGACACAAGAAATCTCTGAAAAAGATGAGAATGTCATGGTTGTTTGGTTAGATTTCCAAAAAGGAGATAGTTACCAAGACGAAAAGACGAAAGAAGATCCAAAATATATTTCAGCGGCATCTGTTGAACAAGCAATCGACTCAGAAAGTGTTGAAATTTCTGGTGGATTCCAAGGTGAAGATGGCATTGCAGAAGCGAAACAAATTGCCGATCTTCTGAATTCTGGTTCATTGCCAGTTGACTTAAAAGAAATCTACTCAACATCAGTTGGGGCACAATTCGGTCAAGATGCGTTAGATAAAACAATCTTTGCATCAGTACTTGGTATCGGAATTATCTTTGCCTTTATGTTATTGTTCTACCACATTCCTGGTGCGATTGCGGTGATTACATTAACAACGTACATCTACTTAACAATGGTTGCCTTCAACTTCATCGGTGGTGTGCTGACACTTCCAGGTTTAGCAGCCCTTGTATTAGGTGTAGGTATGGCAGTAGATGCCAACATCATTATGTATGAACGTATTAAAGATGAGATTCGTATTGGACGAACATTGAAACAAGCGTACAAACGTGCGAACAAAAGTTCCTTCATTACGATTTTGGATGCTAACTTAACAACCGTATTGGCAGCAACCGTTCTATTCTTCTTCGGTGAAAGTTCAGTAAAAGGTTTCGCAACGATGCTCTTGCTTGCGATCCTAATGAGTTTCGTTACAGCAGTATTCTTAACACGTATCCTGTTATCGTTACTTGTGCATTCAAACTTCTTCAAGAAGAAAATGTGGTTGTTCGGTGTGAAGAAGAAAGACATTCATGATATTAACGAAGGCTACGACGTGCCGGACCTTCATACACCATATGACAAAATTGACTTTATGAAGGTTGCCAAACCTTTATTTGCCTTGAGTGGTATGATTATCGTTGCCGGTATCGTGATCATTTCTATTTTCAAGTTGAATTTAGGAATCGATTTTACATCAGGTACACGTGTGGACTTCCAGTCTGATCAACCATTAAAACAAGCACAAGTTGAGAAGAAGATGGAAGATATTGACTTGAAACCAAACCAAATGTCAATTGGTGGAGACAAGGATCAAAATGCGTCCATGCAGTATAAGCATGATTTGACAAAAGAAGAAATTTCTACCTTGAAAGATACGTTGAATAAAGCATACAAAGCAGATCCGTCAGTGAACACAGTTTCACCAACAATCGGTCAAGAATTAGCGAAAAATGCGATGTTGGCGGTTATACTTGCATCAATAGGTATGATTATATATATCACATTGCGTTTCGAATGGCGTATGGGTATTTCATCGATTATTTCGTTATTACATGATGCGTTTATGATTATCGCTGTATTTAGCTTATTGCGTTTAGAAGTGGATATTACATTCATTGCAGCGGTCCTTACAATCATCGGTTACTCAATCAACGATACGATCGTTACATTTGACCGTGTCCGTGAGATGTTAGCGAATGTTAAAGTGATCACGAAGGAAGAACAAATCGATTACATTGTGAACAGTTCTATTCGTCAAACATTAACTCGCTCTATTAATACCGTATTGACGGTTGTTGTCGTTGTAGTTGCATTGTTAATCTTTGGTGCATCAAGTATCTTCAACTTCTCATTAGCGTTATTAATCGGGTTAGTATCTGGTGTGTATTCATCGATCTTTACAGCCGTTCCGTTATGGGGTATTTTAAAGAAACGTGAGCTACGTAAATCAGACAATCATAAGCTTGTTGTTTATAAACGCAAACGTACAAATGAAGAAAAAGTATTAGTATAA
- the yajC gene encoding preprotein translocase subunit YajC, producing the protein MSSLISLLPLILLFVVMWFLMIRPQQKRAKEHREMVEQLQSGQRVTTIGGIKGTVRAVDETTAVITVNGKGTELTFEKQAIKQVDPS; encoded by the coding sequence ATGTCATCACTTATTAGTTTATTACCACTTATATTGCTGTTTGTTGTTATGTGGTTCTTAATGATCCGTCCACAGCAAAAGCGTGCAAAAGAGCATCGCGAAATGGTAGAACAATTACAATCAGGTCAACGTGTAACAACTATCGGCGGCATCAAAGGAACTGTTCGTGCTGTTGATGAAACAACAGCAGTCATTACAGTGAATGGTAAAGGCACTGAGCTTACTTTTGAGAAGCAAGCGATTAAACAAGTTGACCCATCATAA
- the tgt gene encoding tRNA guanosine(34) transglycosylase Tgt produces the protein MPAVTYEHIKTCKQSGARLGIVHTPHGSFETPMFMPVGTKATVKTMSPEELKQMNTKILLGNTYHLWLQPGNDIVKQAGGLHKFMNWDGPILTDSGGFQVFSLSNLRKITEEGVEFRHHTNGSKLFLSPEDSIKIQNDLGSDIIMAFDECPPMPAEYDYVKNSLERTTRWAERCKKAHQRPEDQALFGIIQGGEYKDLRQQSAEALVALDFPGYAIGGLSVGEPKPVMYDMVEHTVQYMPEDKPRYLMGVGSPDALIECSIRGMDMFDCVLPTRIARNGTCMTSHGRLVVKNAQFKDDFRPLDENCDCYTCKNYTRAYLRHLIKADETFGIRLTTYHNLHFLLKLMENIRQAIREDRLLDFKEEFFEQYGLNVENPKNF, from the coding sequence ATGCCAGCAGTGACATATGAACATATTAAAACGTGTAAGCAATCAGGTGCACGACTTGGTATTGTTCACACCCCACACGGGTCATTTGAAACACCGATGTTTATGCCAGTCGGTACAAAAGCAACGGTTAAAACGATGAGCCCTGAAGAATTAAAACAAATGAATACGAAAATTTTGCTCGGTAATACATATCATTTATGGTTGCAACCGGGCAACGATATTGTGAAGCAAGCAGGCGGACTGCATAAGTTTATGAACTGGGATGGGCCGATTCTAACAGATTCAGGTGGTTTCCAAGTCTTTAGTTTAAGTAACTTACGAAAGATTACAGAAGAAGGTGTTGAATTCCGTCATCATACGAATGGTTCAAAACTTTTCTTATCACCAGAAGATTCTATTAAAATTCAAAATGACTTAGGATCAGATATCATTATGGCTTTTGATGAATGCCCGCCTATGCCAGCAGAGTACGATTATGTCAAAAACTCATTAGAGCGTACGACGAGATGGGCTGAGCGTTGTAAAAAGGCACATCAACGTCCAGAAGACCAAGCTTTATTTGGTATTATTCAAGGTGGCGAATACAAAGATCTTCGTCAACAGTCAGCTGAAGCATTAGTTGCGCTTGACTTCCCGGGATATGCGATTGGTGGCTTGTCAGTCGGCGAACCTAAACCCGTGATGTATGATATGGTTGAGCATACTGTTCAATATATGCCAGAAGACAAACCACGTTATCTGATGGGAGTTGGTTCTCCTGATGCATTGATTGAATGTAGTATTCGTGGAATGGACATGTTTGACTGTGTATTACCAACACGTATTGCACGTAACGGAACATGTATGACGTCACATGGACGTTTAGTCGTGAAAAATGCCCAATTTAAAGATGATTTTAGACCGTTAGATGAAAATTGTGATTGTTATACATGTAAAAATTACACACGTGCGTATCTCCGTCATTTGATCAAAGCAGATGAAACATTCGGTATACGCCTAACTACTTATCACAACTTACATTTTCTGTTAAAATTAATGGAGAACATTAGACAAGCCATTCGAGAAGATCGTCTTTTAGATTTTAAAGAAGAATTTTTTGAACAATATGGTCTAAATGTTGAAAATCCGAAAAATTTCTAG
- the queA gene encoding tRNA preQ1(34) S-adenosylmethionine ribosyltransferase-isomerase QueA — translation MNIEAFDYDLPESLIAQTPLKDRDTSRLLHLDKQTGAVEDLHFKDITKFFKPGDTLVLNDTKVMPARLFGVKVETNAQVEMLMLNQVEGNDWEVLLKPAKRIKVGQSLSFGDGKIIATCVDTLDQGGRIMRLEYEGILQERLDELGEMPLPPYIKERLEDKDRYQTVYAKETGSAAAPTAGLHFTDSLLQELQDMGVRLAFVTLHVGLGTFRPVSVDNIDDHEMHSEYYMMSQETADLLNQTKAEGHRIISVGTTSTRTLETIRRDHTQFVATSGWTDIFIYPGFEFKAVDGQITNFHLPKSTLVMLVSAFSTRQFVLDAYKHAVKESYRFFSFGDAMIII, via the coding sequence TTGAATATAGAAGCATTTGATTATGATTTACCAGAATCTTTAATCGCCCAGACCCCATTGAAAGATCGAGATACAAGCCGATTATTACATTTGGATAAACAGACAGGTGCGGTTGAAGATTTACATTTTAAAGATATTACAAAGTTTTTCAAACCGGGCGATACACTTGTCTTGAATGATACGAAAGTAATGCCTGCGCGCTTGTTCGGTGTTAAAGTTGAAACAAACGCACAAGTTGAAATGTTGATGCTCAATCAAGTAGAAGGTAATGACTGGGAAGTTTTGTTGAAACCTGCAAAACGAATCAAAGTTGGTCAATCTCTCAGTTTCGGTGACGGCAAGATTATTGCTACATGCGTTGATACATTAGATCAAGGTGGACGCATCATGCGCTTAGAGTACGAGGGTATCTTACAAGAACGCTTGGATGAGTTAGGTGAGATGCCACTACCACCTTATATCAAAGAACGTTTAGAGGATAAAGATCGCTATCAGACTGTTTATGCAAAAGAAACAGGATCGGCTGCTGCCCCAACGGCAGGATTGCATTTTACAGACAGTTTACTCCAAGAATTGCAAGACATGGGAGTTCGATTAGCGTTTGTCACACTTCATGTAGGCTTGGGAACTTTCCGTCCTGTGAGTGTTGATAATATCGATGATCACGAGATGCATAGTGAGTACTATATGATGTCTCAAGAAACTGCTGATCTTTTGAATCAAACAAAAGCAGAAGGCCATCGTATTATATCAGTCGGAACCACTTCGACACGAACACTTGAGACAATTCGTCGAGATCATACGCAATTTGTAGCGACAAGTGGATGGACAGATATTTTTATCTATCCTGGTTTTGAATTCAAAGCAGTTGATGGGCAAATTACAAACTTCCATTTGCCGAAATCAACACTTGTGATGCTTGTGTCAGCATTTAGTACACGTCAATTTGTATTGGATGCATATAAACATGCAGTCAAAGAATCATACCGCTTCTTTAGTTTTGGAGATGCGATGATTATTATTTAA
- the ruvB gene encoding Holliday junction branch migration DNA helicase RuvB, whose translation MEHDRMMDGHENTFDDDIELSLRPEYLRQYIGQSAIKSNLEVFIQAAKLREEPLDHVLLFGPPGLGKTTLSHIIANEMGVNMRTVSGPSIERPGDLAAILTNLQPGDVLFIDEIHRLSSVVEEVLYPAMEDFFLDIVVGKGEEARSIRIDLPPFTLVGATTRAGSLTGPLRDRFGVHLRLEYYSETDLQHIIMRTAEVLGTSIDKESAFEIARRSRGTPRIANRLLKRIRDFQQVNQDDMIYIDTTKHALQLLQVDDQGLDYIDHKMMACIIEQYNGGPVGLDTIAVSIGEERVTIEDVYEPFLIQKGFLERTPRGRKATPFAYEHFNYGQK comes from the coding sequence ATGGAGCATGACCGTATGATGGATGGACACGAGAATACATTTGATGATGATATAGAGCTGTCATTGCGACCTGAATATTTACGTCAGTATATTGGACAATCGGCAATTAAGTCTAACTTGGAAGTATTTATTCAAGCGGCAAAGCTTCGTGAAGAGCCGTTAGACCACGTATTATTATTTGGGCCACCCGGTCTTGGTAAAACAACGTTGTCACATATTATTGCAAATGAGATGGGCGTCAATATGCGTACCGTGTCAGGTCCTTCAATTGAACGCCCCGGAGACCTTGCAGCTATTTTAACGAACCTACAACCCGGTGATGTACTATTTATTGATGAAATACATCGATTGAGTAGTGTTGTTGAAGAAGTACTATATCCTGCGATGGAAGACTTTTTCTTAGACATTGTCGTGGGTAAAGGGGAAGAGGCGCGCAGTATTCGTATAGATTTGCCGCCTTTTACATTAGTAGGCGCAACAACACGTGCAGGCAGCTTAACAGGACCGTTAAGAGACCGCTTCGGTGTGCATTTAAGACTCGAGTATTATAGCGAGACGGATCTTCAACATATTATTATGCGTACAGCTGAAGTGCTTGGTACATCAATAGATAAAGAAAGTGCATTCGAAATTGCGAGACGTAGTCGTGGCACGCCAAGAATAGCAAATCGCTTGTTGAAGCGAATCCGAGACTTCCAACAAGTGAATCAAGATGACATGATTTATATTGATACAACAAAACATGCACTGCAATTACTACAAGTAGATGATCAAGGTCTAGATTACATTGATCATAAAATGATGGCTTGTATTATAGAACAATACAATGGTGGACCAGTCGGCTTGGATACGATTGCGGTATCTATCGGAGAAGAACGTGTCACGATAGAAGATGTGTATGAACCATTTCTCATACAAAAGGGTTTTCTAGAGCGCACCCCACGTGGTAGAAAGGCAACACCATTCGCCTATGAGCATTTCAATTATGGACAAAAGTGA
- the ruvA gene encoding Holliday junction branch migration protein RuvA yields MYAYIRGTVTELQPSHIVVETSSGIGYEIQTPNSYRFQSQLHQQVIVYTSLIVREDAQLLYGFINQEEKTMFLSLIKVTGIGPKSALAILAASAPAQVKRAIEQEDDAYLTQFPGIGKKTARQIILDLKGKVTVDTPVESGLFAVESNENEHIYKDALLALDALGYSKRELQKVEKAMHKEAFESVDEAVKFGLKQLIG; encoded by the coding sequence ATGTATGCATATATACGTGGTACAGTAACAGAGCTACAACCTTCACACATTGTTGTTGAGACGTCATCTGGTATCGGTTATGAAATTCAAACACCGAATTCTTATCGTTTCCAGAGTCAACTACATCAACAAGTGATCGTATACACCTCTCTCATTGTTAGAGAAGATGCGCAATTGCTATATGGCTTCATCAACCAAGAAGAAAAGACGATGTTTTTGAGCTTGATTAAGGTGACAGGCATCGGGCCCAAATCTGCATTAGCCATTTTAGCAGCGAGCGCACCAGCACAAGTGAAACGTGCTATCGAACAAGAAGATGATGCTTATTTGACACAGTTTCCAGGTATTGGTAAGAAAACTGCACGTCAAATCATTTTGGATCTCAAAGGTAAAGTTACAGTAGATACACCCGTTGAAAGTGGCTTATTCGCAGTGGAATCAAACGAAAATGAACATATTTATAAAGATGCCTTGCTCGCACTGGATGCGTTAGGTTATTCTAAGCGAGAGTTACAAAAAGTTGAAAAAGCAATGCACAAAGAAGCCTTTGAATCAGTTGACGAGGCTGTTAAGTTTGGCTTAAAGCAATTGATTGGTTAG
- a CDS encoding ACT domain-containing protein: protein MTSKFYLIREDVLPLVVEKVLKVKASLKENPAMTVQEAVVLHDCSRSAFYKYRDTIFPLEDMKQNLEAFTIILYVNDKVGILAHILEKLSSLNFSVLTIHQSVPIDEKASITLSLNASKATLTAYEIINELRQIDYVYNVDIIGMNT from the coding sequence ATGACATCTAAATTTTATTTAATTCGGGAAGATGTATTGCCGCTTGTTGTTGAAAAAGTATTAAAGGTAAAAGCATCACTCAAGGAGAATCCTGCAATGACGGTACAGGAAGCAGTTGTTTTACATGATTGTTCCCGCAGTGCTTTTTATAAATATAGAGATACGATTTTCCCTTTAGAAGATATGAAACAAAATCTTGAAGCATTTACAATCATATTATATGTGAATGATAAAGTCGGGATTTTAGCACATATATTAGAGAAATTGTCATCGTTAAATTTTTCGGTATTAACGATACATCAAAGCGTCCCAATTGATGAAAAAGCGTCAATTACTTTGTCGCTGAATGCAAGTAAAGCAACGCTAACTGCTTATGAAATTATCAATGAGTTACGGCAAATAGACTATGTTTATAACGTAGATATTATCGGGATGAATACGTAA
- the obgE gene encoding GTPase ObgE encodes MFVDQVKIFLKAGDGGNGITAYRREKYVPFGGPAGGDGGRGASVVFEVDEGLRTLMDFRYQRQFKAKKGENGQSSNMHGKNAEDLVLKVPPGTIVKDVESEQTLADLVEHGQRAVIAKGGRGGRGNSRFATPKNPAPDFSENGEPGEELEVVLELKLLADVGLVGFPSVGKSTLLSIVSKAKPKIGAYHFTTIQPNLGVVVTPDQRSFVLADLPGLIEGASEGVGLGHQFLRHVERTKVIVHVIDMSGMEGRDPYEDYQTINHELKAYQQRLEDRPQIIVANKMDIPEAAEQLELFKEQLGPDTPVVPISSYTRENIDQLLYTIANTLEEVKDIDFNEEETADETNRVLYKHTPSQDKFVITRDDDGAYVVSGNAIERMFKMTDFNSDPAVRRFARQMRSMGIDDALRERGAENGDIVRILGGEFEFVE; translated from the coding sequence ATGTTTGTCGATCAAGTTAAAATATTTTTAAAAGCAGGTGATGGTGGGAACGGTATTACCGCTTACCGTCGTGAAAAATATGTCCCATTCGGCGGTCCTGCTGGAGGCGATGGCGGCCGTGGCGCATCAGTCGTCTTTGAAGTGGATGAAGGTTTAAGAACATTAATGGATTTTAGATATCAACGTCAATTCAAAGCGAAAAAAGGTGAAAACGGGCAGAGTAGTAATATGCATGGTAAAAATGCGGAAGACCTCGTTCTAAAAGTGCCACCAGGTACCATTGTAAAGGATGTTGAATCGGAACAAACGTTAGCTGACTTAGTAGAACACGGACAACGTGCAGTGATAGCAAAAGGTGGTCGTGGAGGTAGAGGGAACTCACGTTTTGCGACCCCTAAAAACCCTGCACCAGATTTCAGTGAGAACGGTGAACCGGGCGAAGAGTTAGAAGTTGTGCTTGAATTAAAACTTTTAGCAGATGTTGGCTTAGTTGGCTTCCCGAGTGTTGGTAAGTCGACATTGTTATCGATTGTCTCAAAGGCAAAACCAAAAATTGGTGCGTATCATTTTACGACAATTCAACCTAATTTAGGTGTTGTAGTAACACCTGATCAACGAAGCTTTGTGTTGGCAGATTTGCCAGGTCTGATTGAAGGTGCATCTGAAGGAGTCGGACTTGGTCACCAATTTTTACGTCACGTTGAACGAACAAAAGTCATTGTACACGTAATCGATATGAGTGGGATGGAAGGCAGAGATCCTTACGAAGATTATCAAACGATTAATCACGAACTCAAAGCATATCAACAGCGTTTAGAAGATAGACCGCAAATTATTGTTGCGAATAAGATGGATATTCCGGAAGCGGCTGAACAGTTGGAACTTTTCAAAGAACAATTGGGTCCAGATACACCAGTTGTACCGATTTCGTCGTATACACGTGAAAATATTGATCAGCTTCTATATACGATTGCGAACACACTTGAAGAAGTGAAAGATATTGATTTTAATGAAGAAGAGACGGCAGATGAAACAAATCGTGTGTTATATAAACATACACCTTCACAAGATAAGTTTGTCATTACACGAGATGATGATGGTGCTTATGTTGTGAGTGGTAATGCGATTGAGCGTATGTTCAAGATGACTGACTTCAATAGTGATCCAGCTGTTCGTCGATTTGCACGTCAAATGCGTTCGATGGGAATCGATGATGCATTGCGTGAAAGAGGTGCTGAGAATGGAGACATTGTCCGAATTCTTGGCGGTGAATTTGAGTTTGTAGAGTAA
- the rpmA gene encoding 50S ribosomal protein L27 has protein sequence MLKLNLQFFASKKGVSSTKNGRDSESKRLGAKRADGQFVTGGSILFRQRGTKIYPGENVGRGGDDTLFAKIDGVVKFERKGRDKKQVSVYAVAE, from the coding sequence ATGCTTAAATTAAACTTACAATTTTTCGCATCTAAAAAAGGGGTAAGTTCTACAAAGAACGGACGTGACTCTGAATCAAAACGTCTTGGTGCTAAACGTGCTGACGGACAATTTGTTACAGGTGGTTCAATCTTATTCCGCCAACGTGGAACAAAGATTTACCCAGGTGAAAACGTAGGTCGAGGTGGCGATGATACATTATTCGCTAAAATCGACGGCGTTGTTAAATTTGAACGTAAAGGTCGCGACAAAAAACAAGTATCTGTATACGCAGTTGCTGAATAA